agagcagaaaatgaGTCCCACTCCGGCCCTGATTCTAGTACAAGAGCGCACCACATCACATCTGTACCTGGATTCCCATCACTGTTTCCCCTGTTGCTTTTCTTCAAGCTGCTTCTGGCTGCCTTTACCACTTCATCTCAGTCATAAGGTATCCGGTTCTACCGCTTCCCTCGTTCTTTGTGCTCCTTCTCCCTCACGCTTATTTCTTCAGGTTCTGCTGCAAGTTGCGTATCGCTGAATGTTGTTCTTGCGCGAGTCTAATGCCCAGTGGAGGCGTTTTCTCCTGGCTGAATGGGCAGGTAAATTGGCTCGTTATCTCTCCCGCTGTTAAAGAAGCCTTTCAAAGCCACAACCACGAGGAGAAAAAAGGCTTCCCGACGTTCACTTTTCTCGCCCAAAAAGCCCGATTTCAATGCACACTTTTCCCCTCATAGTGGTATCATTATAATGAAAACACGTATGACAGAAATGAAATGGGGTGAATAAACAGCGCGCCCCCTGCGTGTTGTAGCGTGGGATGAAAAATGTGCGGAGGAGTTACTACTGTGTTGCTCTTTGCTTCTCTGGAATGGAATCGTGCTGGAATGACACCAAGTCAGGTGCATCTGCTCATGAGTGGCGTCATAATTAGAAGCAGATAATTCACAGAGAGAAGATCTAAAAGTGAGCAGGGATAAAACGGCCGCAAAGAAAAATCTATGTAGGGGAAGAGGCCCGAGGGCATCATTAGGGCCTAACACAATCTCCTCTGACGTTCATCTGGACGAGCGCGTTCTACCCCAAAACCTACTCCACAACATGAATAATGTAGTCAGGACTTACCTCGCCTCCTCTACCGAGGCAAACGAATAAACATCGAATAAGTCACGCTGACGGGGTCCCTCCAGACGCCTCCGTAGGTTCCTCAGCCTCGGCAAACAAAATTGCTGGACTGACCTTGAGTAGGCCCTCAgccaggaggtggaggagagatGGTGGGGAAGGCTGGACGGATGAATTCCCATCTGTGTTGAAGGCAGATGTAAGGCATTGCATTATTCATGGCGGGGGTGAGAGGATCCTTTTCCCAGTCGGAGTGGCAGTCGTGGGACTGCAGATGATGGGTGCTGTTGGAATGGGTCTGATTGGTTCTGATAACTGAGCTGGGGAAGAGATTGAGGGCCCTATGTTTGAGACCTgatgcacaaaaaaatgcatgtccAAGTCCATTTATCTGTTTTTATGGCAGCAAAAAACAGACTTCATGCCAGcgtaaaaggggaaaaacactgCACATCACCTCGCCTGTACAAAAATAATGTCATTTCACTGTTAACTCAACACACAGCACTCTTGTGATTGCTAAATGCACACGTAATCTAAATGCATATGTACAGTCATACTGTAGTTGTATGGATTTGGGGTGTTAAgcgtgttttttaattttttttttgcttgtgaaaattgtgaaaatgctcaGCCCCAAATTGGGAAGTGTTTCTTTCTTATGGGCTGTGGTGTCCTAGTGGTAAAGGAagtagccccgtaatcagaaggttgccggttcaaatcccaaggtaccactgaggtgccacggagcaaagcactgtccccacacccgGCTCCCCgggaacctgtcatggctgcccactggttaaaagcagaggacacatttcatgtgtcagcgtgtgctgagctgtgtttcacaatgacttctcTTTACTtttacatacagacacacattgcacacacaccaaccagtCCACCTCAACACAAGTTCCTACTACAgcgtcacacacaaacacaagaccCATTAGCTCCGTATGCAATCGTCACATGGTCACACAAACAGCAACCGtgctaacacactcacacactcctaATTCCGGCTGCCACACGCTGGAGTCTCATTACAGAGCAGTAGGGCCGTGCCGACACCCTGTCTGCCTGCGCTACCCAATTAGGCCCAGCAGACCGATGGACCAGTGCACACGTGGTGAGGaagttatttattcataaacaaaatgTTTGGATTGCATGAGAGGCATTTTCCCAATGAATCTTACATTATGTTCTGAAACCAAAATCCTTTGTATGGCCAGCATTCACAAAACAGACCAAAACCCGATCAAATCTTCACACACACCTTGTAATAACACTGCTACCAATTGCCAGTCAGAAAGCACACTGACCCTAATGGGTAATTACATAAATCATTTATGACATATGTTCTGCTATGATTTCCACGGGCTTCCAACTTTTTTGAATGCATTATGCTTGCATTTGAAGACAGTGTTGCTAATATTTTGTGATAGGTGAATGCGTTTGGTTCACAGTTTGGTCTAGATGTTCTACTGTTTGGAGACATGTGATACTGCAGCTTCAATTTtgatcaaagaaaaaaatacagcttCAGGCCCAGTATCAATCCATCATATCATAAGGTTACACTACAAAGAACTTGCAGAAACATGCTGATTTAAATCTGGTTTCTGTTTGATCCAAAGTGTATCATGGATGATTAGTGGACTGAGACCATTTGAAGAGGAGGGGGTCCTTGGATTTTTTGATACCGAGGGCCAATAGAAGCcatttgtgcaaaatgtatttatgtcatGATTCTGACTTTTTGGGGTGTTCCTTTTCCACGTTCTGGCCGAGTTTCATGTTAAGTGTTAAGTACTCAGGTTGGACGCCAGGTAGCTCAGGGGTAATATCACCGGTCTCTGGTCTCGCAGTCCGTGGGCATGAGGTTCGAATTTTCTaggggggagtggtggcctagtggttaaggaagtgtccccgtaatcagaaggtcgccggttcgaatcccgatccgccaaggtgccaccgaggtgccactgagcaaagcaccgtccccccacactgctccccgggcgcctgtcatggctgcccactgctcactcagggtgatgggataaatgcagaggacaagtttcactgtgtgcaccgtgtgctgtgctactgtgtatcacatgtgacaatcacttcactttctttcacgttaagtaaaaatgtatatttcatcTAGTTGGGATCCGGTCATTGTATTTTACAATGTTCTGTGTAGATGTCTTTGTGCCCTGCTAagtctgatgaaaaaaaagtcGAGAAATTGCGTCCATGCTTCCCTGCCCTGAGGAACCCTAAACATTCTCCAAAAATTCAACATGCATATTGGTCAAGCAGTCACCTCTGGGTTCGTTTCCCATCCCTTTGTGTTTCTCTGTCccttttggccctcatgccgtgtttatgttttttttattttgtcatcatTATGCTTCACCTCTGCGCCTCCTTTAAACGTGACAGTCCCTGACGCATATTTCTTCAAACCCAACAGTAACAGTTGTCATTAttgccaatattaacaaaactaaaaaaggtTTGGCATTGAAAAAAGGATGATCCCTTAGTGAGCTGCCGGGGTGGGAAAGGGAAAAGCTTTATTTTGTGTCTAGGTCCTCCAGTTTATTCTGTGCAAAGAAACACTTCTCTATGAGACTGAAACTGTGACAAGAACAATGAACTAGTCGCctactgaatgtattttttagtgaATTATCTCATCAGTTACTAAGATTTTGAAGACAGAGATTTACTAAACGTGCAATATGAACACATCggaagcagaagaaaaaaacacatcagtAGTGATGCTGAACCAAGCGAAATGTGCTGCTTTGACAATTTGGcgtgcagaaaaataaaattaggcGGTGGAGTGTATGGCTCCACTTTAGAAAGGGGGGAAGAGTcacaaaaatgaatttgattTACCCGCTATAAATAACTTTCTCCCTGTTGATAAGTAGGCAAGACCAtgttaaaaaggtttgcttGTGTCTGCCATGTGCTGTTCCTTTTCTCTAGGAACattaataagaaataataagaaagacttaaataacaaacaaatcaaatagtaataaacataatatatacaaattacatTGGACTGGTGGCTGTTGCGGAACTGCTGTTGGTGTTGCCATATATTCAGTATTATAGCTGGATTTGTAGCTGGTGATGTGCTGCCTgcctggtgttgttgctccTCATGTGACCCTCTATGCTCCTGCTGTGCGCTGCCTTGGCCTCTTGGATGCCTCTCTTCAGATTGGCTCTGGCTGTACTGTAATGTTTCATATCCCCCGACCTGGCTTTCAGCAGGCTTCGGACCTCCCTCGTCATCCAGGGATCCCTGTTGGGATAGGTCCTAATGTGACATTGGTGATATTGTCTGGTGACATCTCTGGTGACATGACATTGTCTGGTGACATCCCTGGTGACATGACCTGTGGTTCTCCAGGTCTCCTGTTGGGCCATGTAGTGACAGTGCGGGTGATGATGGGAGCTTGATTTCTGAGGGGGCTGTATGTAGGTATCAGAAGCATGGACGTGTGATCAGACTGACCAAGGTGTGCTAGGGATTTAGCCTTGTAGGCCAGCCTACTGTTTGTACACAGGTTGTCCAGTGTTTTTTCTCCCCTGGTTGCAAATTTTATGTGTTGATGAAGTTTGGGAAGGACTGCTTTCATGCAAATGCCCCAGAGCCGAGCCAGCATTAGCATTTGGTGCTATGTACAAAGCAGTTAGCAGTAAGACACTGAGTTCAGGAGGAAGGTATAAGGGTCTGCATTTATCCGTCATAAAGTAGTGTCTGGCAATAACGGTGGAGATTGTACATCTTTTCTTGTTTGAACAATGCATCCTTTCTTGCGGGAGAACCATGTAACCTGTTAGCTCAATGGCTAACAGTGTATGCTCAGTGTTATATATGGGCATAACAGTGTATTTATTCCCAGTGTAATGTATGGGCATAACAGTGTATGCCCAGTGTTATATATGGGCATAACAGTGTATTCCCAGTTTAATGTATGGGCATAACAGTGTATGCCCAGTGTTATATATGAGCATAACAGTGTATTCCCAGTTTAATGTATGGGCATACCAGTGTATGCCCAGTGTTATGAATCGGCATAACAGTGTATGTCCAGTGTTATATATGGGCATAACAGTGTATTCCCAGTTTAATGTATGGGCATAACAGTGTATGCCCAGCTGAGAAACTTGACATTGGTTAGTTTTCATACTGTTTAGATGGGGGAGGCGGAGTGGGGGTCTGTGCaaagacagcacagcacatctaATTTGTGCTTTTTCCAGTGGATTTGTCAGCTACAGTAGTAAATCTTGTATAGTAAAGATTGTGGCTAGTCTATTGctttctgtcaggatccggtccgaaatgggggttactccggtccggatcaggatcagaatctggaccggagtttcattgttgtcctgtgtaatgttccctaatcgttttcacctgtgttaattgtataaagctgccctgttcgtttctgtccgctgtcaggtctttgaagttatgttccgtgttcaccagtgtcttcgtctcggatgtctcccctgtcctgtgcttcaccattaaacccctgttcagtgatgtcaggtgaaagcgtccttcattcctcgtcattccttgtcactccacgtcctcctctccgttcacccgccgcgtcatgcccgcatggacgtgacagaaagacctgacacacatttggacgccacctgacgcagccccgctgatcggaggagccgcgactcgccgggaggacgccgccagcttccttgtccctggccttccatggcttcattttcagcagggtcccgacccctgcctctcagtcccgtgtctggcggcgttgaaggtgaggagcggccattcagcggggcgagccggagactgacagggagcggcggacgcatgcggacagcggacgaggtgccggtaccaaactggcccaaagccgtctgcgctggacatccgccgctcgtccatctgaaatactggaccattcattcattcattcagtcatttatcattcctctctGTTCATTTCATCCTTTCTGGTTTacgaatcgattccgttcgattcctcctgtccactcggaccatttaagactgtgtatggacttttcccccctccttcatggactgctccatctggcccgccaggtgtcgtgccataaaaggggggattctgtcaggatccggtccgaaatgggggttactccggtccggatcaggatcagaatctggaccggagtttcattgttgtcctgtgtaatgttccctaatcgttttcacctgtgttaattgtataaagctgccctgttcgtttctgtccgctgtcaggtctttgaagttatgttccgtgttcaccagtgtcttcgtctcggatgtctcccctgtcctgtgcttcaccattaaacccctgttcagtgatgtcaggtgaaagcgtccttcattcctcgtcattccttgtcactccacgtcctcctctccgttcacccgccgcgtcatgcccgcatggacgtgacactttCTTTCTCACCATTGAAAGTTTGAATTAATGGGGCAGGACGTTTGTTTAAGCAGGCATTGGCCACGGTGGTCAATGCGGTTAAATACGTACTGTGTAGCACTGTCACAACATAAATTGGTTTCCTCTATTCTAGATAAAGATTTAAGCTTTAAGGTGAAAGCCTTGTGTTCAAAATAGGGACAACTGTTCTTCTTTGCTTCATTAGGCTTCAAGATCTTATTGATGTGAATTGGTTTTCAGGTGAAATGCCAGTCAGCTGGTATTTcattatattgtaaatataatGGTGGTTGTGAGTTTGTGGTTGTGAGTTTGGACCTTGTGGTAGGCTTtccctgtgttggtgcgggATTCCCCTGGGGTTTTCAGTTTCCTAACGCTGTCCACTCTATCCGTGggtgtgaatgaatggtgtgtgtgtttctgcaccCTTGTGTGCGCATCAGTGTCCCAGAGTGGGCTGTGGCAGCCGTGAACCTCAGTAGGACTAAGCAGTTTTGGAAAGTGAGTAagcaagtgagtgagtgtaaatATTCTGCTTAAATATCCACAAGGATACCTCAGAATTGCATGATTTGCAAATTGCAAtttggggaggaaaaaaagaggtcCCACTCGTacctcttttcctcctccctgGTCGGTTCCAACGCCAGTTCACAATATGGAACCCATGCAGGTGCCAGTGTTGTAGTAAACGGGTAAGAAGTTGTTTTGCTGACTTTGTGAATAACTTTAGTTCTGTGTTAGAAACTAAAAACATGTGATAAAGAAGCCAGTTGAAGCTGCAGTGCAGTGGTTTGGATCTGGCACTGGGCTCTGTTCTAGCTCTGGCTCCTTTGCTTGAATTATTAAAAGCGAAGACACAGCTGCTCTGGGTAACATTGCAGAACACGCGAGTGTCTGGCCACGGCCCAAATGCAAACTCAGGCAAACTGCTCAGATGTTACAGACCCAGCGTTTTTCCAGCCtgcttgcatttacattttacggcatttatcagaaacccttatccagagcgacatatgatcagtagtgacagggacagtccccccctggagacactcagggttaattgtcctgctcagggacacaagtaagttgggtttgaacctgtggtctggttcataggtgaatatgttacccactaggctactatcaccctagcACCCATGCCtcttctaggctactactaccctaccACCTATGCCTCttctgggctactaccaccctaccacccatgCCTCttctaggctattaccaccctaccacccatgCCTCTtataggctattaccaccctaccAGCCATAACTCTTCTAGGCTACTAATATCCTACCACCCATGCCTCttgtaggctactaccaccctaccacccataccccttctaggctactaccaccctaccacccataccccttctaggctactaccaccctaccatccATGCCTCTTcaaggctattaccaccctaccacccatgCCTCttgtaggctactaccaccctaccacccatgCCTCttgtaggctactaccaccctaccacccataccccttctaggctactaccaccctaccatccATGCCTCTTCAAGGCTATTACTACCCTACCACCCATGCCTCttgtaggctactaccaccctaccacccatgcctcttctaggctactactatcCTACCACCCATGCctcttctaggctactaccaccctaccacccatgCCTCTTCAAGGCTACTACTATCCTACCACCCATGCctcttctaggctactaccaccctaccacccatgCCTCTTCCTAATGCGAGTGTTCATTGCTTTCCGCAGGTAAATATGTTTACCAGCCAATGACAACAGTCGGACAGCTGCCCAGCACGTCGGTACCCGCTGCTCCGTCTGGCTACTCCGACACCATCGACCTCTCCATCTCACTGACGCGTCGCTTCCTCCGCATCGCCCCCTGCTTCCTGCCTCCGCCCTGTCCCGAGTCGCCCAAGTACTGCATTATCTCCGACCTCTTCATCGACGACTACATAGTCAAGCGCATCAATGGCAAGATGTGCTATGTGCAGCGCCCATTGCCACCACCATTAATACCAGCTTCTGCACCACCACAGCCACACCCACACCTTGCCACTCTGGCTCCAGAATCTCCAAGGCCATTGCCCACAGACCAACCATTCAACGCCCCCCTGGAGAAGATTAAGGGACCCAAAATGGACCACTGCTCTTCACCATCCAGCTCCGAGGACTCTGGGATAAATGCATTGGGGCGACACTTCCTGGAGTCATGTGAGGAGGActcagaggaggaagaggatgaggaacTGAGCACAGATGGGAATTCCAGCCCAGTGAGCCTCTGGGACCAGGATGATTGCTCTCTGCTCTCACCATCCAAGTCCCTTgtggaaataattgaaaacattgaAACTACTGTGTGACATTTCCCACCCCGAGAAAGCTCTTCCTTCCACCCTCAtcacctcctcctctctttgATATGCCACGCGTCTCCACTGAACCATGAATTTGGGGGAGGAACTAACTAGCAGTCCGCTGTTTGTTTCGCATCTTATCACATTAGCTCAGAGACAATATGTGGATAAATGCACCGCTGGCTGCTCCCATCTTTGGTTCTCCTAATGACAAGCCCTCGCATGATTTATTCGATAGAGACATTGTCCAGCATAGTGTCAGCAGATGCCAGAAAAGGAAATATTCCCAGATGCATGCTCTTTCATAATATCTGACCATATAGCAGTGTTAGGCCgaacatttttttgcatattgttTTCATCTATGTTTAGTAACAGCTGAGTAACTCTAGAGCCCAGGGTGCAATgacttaataaataataatcctACATCTGAGTAAGAGAAAAGGCAAGTAGAGAGACAGATCTAAAATGCAGTCATTGGTGCAgttcaaaaatatttaaatcatgTAAGAGGTTAGGGCGCACCAGTGTGACTTTGATAAAGGAGGCCTTTTTTTCCAGTGGTTCACAGTCATTGTCGCCCTGCTTCAGATGACCTGGAGCATGGGTGTGAATGCCTGCTCGGTGCTACCATGAACAATGGTGATgtgtaattataattttttcaggCATTAAAATAATCAGAGATGAAAAGTCACGATTTAGCTACTCAAAGTCACTACTCAAATACTTTTtcattctgaaatatttaaaccCACTTTTGTCATACATGTATgttaccaaaccaaacatgacgAATGGTGATCAGAGCTTCAATTCAAGCACTGTGGAACAAgtaaatttgtcatctgcaaacACTCCTAAAGCATTACATCTTATATAATGCAGGTTTCCCTCTGAGATATTTAAAGGAAACGATGCAGGGTCATTGATACATCCTTCACATGAGTTTGAACTGCCTATGATTTCAAGGGCACCTCACGCCATGCTATTGTACTGTAGCAATTTTTcttatgatgatgatttttgTTAAATCTTTCAATTTAATATAAACACTTGAAACACTGGTCTCTACTTGTGCTTTTCATGTTGCTGATGATTTCTTTAGTTTTATTCACGTTACAAGCTTCACTGCTTTTCTCTGACTGTTCTGAGAACTGACTATTCGCATGGTCATAAATCTGATGTTTCTGGTCCAATACCATGGAGGAAAGTGAAATCTGATTTCATCATTTCTGTGTCCAGTCCTAGAAACATAAGATATGTGTGGTTTTAAACAAAGAATTAAGAATAAATGGATTTGAGACACTTCACTTATGTGAACGTAGccaatttgttttttattaacacatgaaaaaaaggcagaggaggagcATTAAAGACCTCTTCAGTCAGGTCAGGGCAATAATTGTTGGTGAACAACAAGTCCTACAGTAGCTGTGAAGTATTTCATGTGAGAGTTAACATGGCAAGGTTCAGCATTTACTGAGCTATTCTGAATGGAACTGCATGGAGAAAAATCCACAAACTAGTATTGACTAAGCTGGAAATTTCTTTTATGAGACACTCTAGTAACTAAGATGAGAATATGTCAGTCctatgaaatgacatttttgccACACAGCAAATGCTGAATGGTGATGACATTCGTTCAGCACATGCACATAGGCACAAAAACAGCATGAATGCCAATCTGAAGACTCTCATTCATGCCACACGGCCTTGGATCAGATGAAAGTGGCTCAAATTGGACTGAAAAGATCTGATTTCCGTGCTCATACTGCTTGAAAACATCCATTCATATGCGAGTCACATAAATGCATAAGGTGGGATGTGAGTCACTTTGGCGGGGCCATGTGAACATTGCTGTAAAGCATATGGAGAGCGTTGTTTACATAGACGTGGCACTATGCACACGACAGTCTTAGCTGGGCCCAGCTGGTGCACAGAAATTATGTTCTATTCACATTCAAATCACAGTTTGCTGAATGAAGCCGAAAAAAGTGTGTCCCTTGGAATGTCTGCCTCACCTTCAGCTGATGTCCCATTGATTCTTGCTGCCTCGCCTTGAAAATATTCCTATTGATCTCCTCTCTCTAGAGCTATAGGACAAACCGACACAACTACAGAGATCAAATTCCTCCTGGTCTACAGTTATGGGAACATATCCTGTGCATGAATCACCCTGCTGGCAGGAAGTGAGCGggacagagagagcgagtgaggaAACTTTGGGGAGACAGAAATGGAATCACAGGCAGGAAGAAGTAATATGAGGGAATGAGAGACGGATTTAAAAATAGATATCCGTCTGGCTGTGCATCCAGCCGTCATGTTGTGGAGGGGAGACATCAGATCCTATCAAAAGACTCTGCCAAGCAAACCTTCAGATTTTGGTTGGAGCCCCCTGAAGAAGTCATTACAGCTGACTCACACATTTCCTGTTGTCTTTGCAGTTAAACTGAACAACAATGAACAAAcaaagcacatacacacaaacacgccaTCCTGGCCATAGCCATGGGCGCTGCCTAGACAGAGGGGCTTTATTTCAAACATGTattattacaacatttattaatataaacatatattcatTTGATCCAGTGCCATtaacatgaaatagcataaacATTCATGGGTAACACAAATGTTGTAGATTGCATTGATCTCAATCATCATAACAGTTGCATTGTTTTGTCATGAAGATGTCTAATGATAAGCGAATGATTATCCCATTGTGAGTTTAATGCATTGTGGATTCATTTGGAGCCATATTTTGATGACTTATAGCTACCAGTGGGATCTTTGGGCCAAAAATCCCACCTCTCCTGATGTTATGTCAGAGTCTCATTCATAAAATATAACAGATTTTTATTCCCCTCCCTTCAGAGTAAAAGTAACCAATGATcccagatctggaatttggaggagaagaagagcaaGTGACTGACTATCATTTGAGAGTAGCAGACAGACCGAAGCACAGCATCCTGGTCCCGACACACCCGCTGAGAAAAAAGGTTGTCTCTAAGGAGacagcatttcattgtgtcacttgTCACTTGCTGCAGATGTTTCACATTCACCAGTGTTCCACTCTACCTTAAACCATAGGCTAACTTCCTGGGATGAATTATTCTGAGGTGTTGGAAACTTTGGTGAATGCTGTGGTATGTTGGGGTGTACTGGGCATTTTTATATACCATAACAGCATGACTGTGGTTGGTCTTCCCATTAATTTCCATCAATGTAAATCTGTTGTGGGTGCATTGCTAGATTAAAAGAGATGTAAGAGAGGTAACATAATGAGTAAGTCAGCTAGTCAGTTAGCATCGGGCAGTATGGGGCAGtataaggtcaaaggcatctaTTTCTTGAGGAAGTGAACCTAACTAATCTGGGTGACAACCATCTTAGTCCTTAGTCTTGTTAAACTCATTTTTAACATGGCAGCAGTGTGAAATACAACTACTACGGTTCACAGATTTCTGGTCAAATTCTACCCCCTGCTTTATGGGGTTTTAATTCTCCAGGAGCAAAAATCTCATACGGGGCACTTTAATGTCTGGCAAAGTCATTTTCAGTCACAATGTCAGAGTTACCACTTTGATTTTAGTGTCACTTTGAAAGTCTGAACTTCATTGGATCTGTCTTCAGGCAATATACATTGACTTGCAAATTGCTGCACAGAACATACATAGGGACATTCACAGGTCAGACTTTGAAATCAGAACAGAAGGAACTTGTGGCTGGATCCACATTTCAGCATGGAAAATAAAGTAGCTGCTGGGACCTCTTCTCCATCCAGCCTGTTTATCTGTGGCTGAATGTTAGGGTGAATGTGTCAGGTGTAAAATGTCCTCTCTTATCTGCTGAGAACACGCCGGCTCGCTGCACCCATCGTCTCAGTGCTACACCTGCCTGAGCCTGACACTTTATCGGAGCCGGAATTGCATGTCCTTTTAGAATGAGCTGCGGTCTTAGAGGCTACGTTGGGATGATTTTCTGCCTATAGATGTGAAGCTTATGCTACAGACGTCTGGGTTCACAAAGCGTGTCCCCTGACCAGGAGTTTTTTGCATGTCCTAAATATTCTTAATAAGCTCCGTAATGATAAGTGTTATGCAGACACTGACTTACAGCGAAATGAATATTTTGAGATAaaaataagggtggtagtagcctagtgagtaagacacttgcatatgaaccacaaaaccacaaagtcacaggttcaaaccccacctactaccattgtgtccatgagcaagacacttaaccctgagtgtctccaggtggactgtccctgtaactactgattgtaagttgctctggataagggcatctgctaaatgcattaaatgctaATGCCATAAACAGAACAAGTGAATTAACTGACACTAAGGAAAAGAAACACCCAGTTCTTAAAGCGCTTCTGGTTTTCAAAAGTTCTTTTACACGTACAGAACTTTTGATTGTTTAACCCATCCTAAGTTAAAACGTTATTATGATGTCATAAAGGGTATGAACTGGTTTAGTTTGTTGATTCATTGTTGTTCTgctaatatgttttatgttgctAGTAGCCTAATGGTTTAGacgcttgcctatgaaccagacgagcacaaagtcacagaatCCAACCCCACTTTcaacaattgtgtccctgagcaagacatttaagtCTGAGCGTGGAAAATAGGAccgtccctttaactactgattgtaagtcagtctggataagagggtctgt
The genomic region above belongs to Denticeps clupeoides unplaced genomic scaffold, fDenClu1.1, whole genome shotgun sequence and contains:
- the LOC114776119 gene encoding UPF0524 protein C3orf70 homolog B-like, yielding MASSAKSEKLDEAQALARSCAGRPDFLPCDGLSICATHSHGRCFKLHWCCHLGWCHCKYVYQPMTTVGQLPSTSVPAAPSGYSDTIDLSISLTRRFLRIAPCFLPPPCPESPKYCIISDLFIDDYIVKRINGKMCYVQRPLPPPLIPASAPPQPHPHLATLAPESPRPLPTDQPFNAPLEKIKGPKMDHCSSPSSSEDSGINALGRHFLESCEEDSEEEEDEELSTDGNSSPVSLWDQDDCSLLSPSKSLVEIIENIETTV